The proteins below come from a single bacterium BMS3Abin08 genomic window:
- the ogt gene encoding methylated-DNA--protein-cysteine methyltransferase, with amino-acid sequence MKYTQQKWKGLASHKPLYDIISTALGDLRITYIPGEHSVAVLLTVEFLLSREAGAEEDLALKKQALPEGIRRQFNRYISGKRRNFDIPVWIEGTDFDKRVWQAMKDIPYGETRTYKWVAERIGLPGGERAVGGALSRNPLSIILPCHRVIQSDGGLGGYSSGVEIKRRLLEIEYYNSL; translated from the coding sequence TTGAAGTATACTCAACAGAAATGGAAAGGGCTTGCCAGCCATAAACCCCTCTATGATATCATCAGTACCGCCCTGGGTGACTTGAGGATCACCTATATACCGGGGGAACACTCCGTGGCCGTCCTCCTTACGGTTGAGTTCCTCTTATCAAGAGAGGCGGGCGCAGAAGAAGACCTTGCCCTGAAGAAGCAGGCCCTCCCCGAAGGGATCAGAAGACAGTTCAACCGGTACATTTCAGGAAAAAGAAGGAACTTTGATATACCGGTATGGATTGAAGGGACTGATTTTGACAAACGCGTATGGCAAGCCATGAAGGATATCCCCTACGGTGAAACAAGGACCTACAAATGGGTGGCTGAACGCATCGGGCTTCCGGGTGGTGAACGCGCCGTGGGCGGGGCATTGAGCAGGAACCCTCTCTCGATAATACTCCCCTGTCACAGGGTCATACAGTCTGACGGCGGACTTGGTGGATACTCATCCGGTGTGGAAATAAAGAGGAGGCTCCTTGAAATTGAGTATTACAACTCCCTCTGA
- a CDS encoding hypothetical protein (phosphate-specific transport system accessory protein PhoU homolog), with translation MPVRSEELKRLKEMLLKMAALVEVSIKDSIRSLVDRDSDLAREVIEKDHTINSFDVRIDEECIKLLALKQPMGKDLRFITTAMKITTDLERIADNSVNIAERAIELNEEPTLKPYIDIPRMREIAQGMVRDAIDAFVNEDKKLAMDVIMRDDEVDDLNGMVLKELMFIMTQDPATVSRAMKVSYVSKYLERIADHATNVAEMVIYMVEGKIVRHMLPEQIEL, from the coding sequence ATGCCGGTAAGAAGCGAAGAACTGAAGCGCCTTAAGGAGATGCTACTGAAGATGGCGGCCCTTGTAGAGGTCTCGATAAAGGACTCTATACGTTCCCTTGTGGATAGGGACTCGGATCTTGCCAGAGAAGTGATTGAGAAGGACCATACAATAAACTCCTTCGATGTAAGGATCGATGAGGAGTGTATAAAACTCCTTGCCCTGAAGCAGCCTATGGGGAAGGACCTGAGGTTCATAACCACCGCAATGAAGATAACCACCGATCTTGAGAGGATTGCGGATAACTCTGTAAATATCGCTGAACGAGCAATTGAGTTGAACGAGGAACCAACCCTGAAACCATACATCGATATCCCGAGGATGCGGGAGATAGCACAGGGCATGGTCCGTGATGCGATTGATGCATTCGTGAATGAGGACAAAAAGCTCGCGATGGACGTAATCATGAGGGATGATGAGGTTGATGACCTCAATGGTATGGTCTTGAAGGAACTGATGTTTATAATGACACAGGACCCGGCGACCGTATCCAGGGCGATGAAGGTGAGTTATGTATCAAAATACCTTGAGAGGATCGCCGACCATGCAACGAATGTGGCGGAGATGGTTATCTACATGGTAGAGGGCAAGATTGTCAGGCATATGCTTCCCGAACAGATAGAGTTATAG
- the pstB gene encoding phosphate import ATP-binding protein PstB produces MTGFELEVKDLDFFYGGGVHALKKIKLPVHKHDITALIGPSGCGKTTLLRCFNRMHDLYPGNRYEGEIIFEGTNILKKEIDLIDLRSRIGMVFQKPTPFPMSIFDNIAYGLRLKGTKKRSELSELVELALRHAALWEEVKDKLNASAYALSGGQQQRLVIARALAVEPEVLLFDEPSSSLDPISTSKIEELVVELKKEVTIIIVTHNMQQAARVSDWTGFLMLGELIEFDRTDKIFTNPSQQLTEDYITGRFG; encoded by the coding sequence ATGACAGGATTTGAACTTGAGGTCAAGGACCTCGATTTCTTTTATGGTGGCGGTGTTCATGCCCTTAAGAAGATCAAACTTCCCGTACACAAACATGATATTACCGCCTTGATCGGACCTTCCGGCTGCGGTAAGACCACACTGCTTAGATGCTTTAACAGGATGCATGACCTCTATCCGGGAAACAGGTATGAGGGTGAGATTATTTTTGAAGGCACTAATATACTTAAGAAAGAGATCGACCTTATCGATCTCAGAAGCCGTATCGGTATGGTCTTTCAGAAACCGACACCGTTTCCGATGAGCATTTTCGACAATATCGCCTATGGGCTGAGATTGAAGGGGACAAAAAAGAGGTCTGAACTCTCTGAACTGGTGGAATTGGCGCTGAGGCATGCAGCTCTCTGGGAAGAGGTGAAGGACAAGCTGAATGCGAGCGCCTATGCCCTCTCCGGTGGCCAGCAGCAGAGGCTTGTTATTGCACGTGCCCTTGCGGTTGAACCGGAGGTGCTCCTCTTTGACGAGCCCAGTTCTTCCCTTGATCCCATCTCGACCTCCAAGATAGAGGAACTGGTTGTGGAATTGAAAAAGGAGGTAACCATTATAATCGTAACCCATAATATGCAGCAGGCGGCACGTGTTTCAGACTGGACGGGGTTTCTGATGCTTGGGGAGTTGATAGAATTTGACAGAACTGATAAAATCTTTACGAACCCCTCTCAGCAGCTCACAGAGGATTACATAACAGGGAGGTTTGGTTAA
- the pstC gene encoding phosphate transport system permease protein PstC, giving the protein MPVLFRKNPVDLIFSAITAIASLSVLIFVAGILLVLVLESRVSFERFGVWRFITSVDWDPVRESFGAATNIFGTVVTTFLALIFAIPVAIGIAVFVTEIAPGWMKGPVGVAIELLAAIPSIIYGMWGLFTLAPIMSDYIEPALQGTLGKVPILGLLFEGTPMGIDILTASIILGIMIIPFTASISRDAFNLTPALVKESAYAVGATKWEVVKNVIIPYSRIGVFGGIVLSLGRALGETMAVAFVLGNNHQITKSLFDAAATITVTLANEFTEADTDIYLSSLFYLALILFVMSFIILAIAKFFLIRAEKRYSR; this is encoded by the coding sequence TTGCCGGTACTTTTCAGAAAAAATCCCGTTGACCTCATCTTTTCTGCAATAACTGCTATTGCATCATTATCCGTACTTATCTTTGTTGCAGGCATTCTCCTTGTCCTCGTTCTTGAGTCCAGGGTCTCCTTTGAGCGCTTTGGAGTATGGAGGTTTATAACCTCCGTTGACTGGGACCCGGTCCGTGAGTCATTCGGCGCCGCAACCAACATCTTCGGGACTGTGGTTACAACATTTCTGGCCCTTATTTTCGCCATTCCCGTTGCCATAGGGATTGCTGTATTCGTAACGGAGATTGCCCCCGGTTGGATGAAAGGACCGGTCGGGGTTGCCATAGAACTTCTTGCCGCAATACCAAGCATCATCTATGGTATGTGGGGGCTGTTCACACTTGCCCCCATCATGTCGGATTATATTGAACCCGCACTCCAGGGGACCCTGGGTAAGGTCCCTATCCTGGGACTCCTCTTCGAAGGCACACCAATGGGAATCGATATCCTCACTGCAAGCATCATCCTGGGTATCATGATCATACCCTTCACCGCAAGTATCTCACGGGATGCATTTAACCTGACCCCTGCCCTCGTGAAGGAGTCAGCCTACGCAGTAGGGGCCACTAAATGGGAGGTGGTGAAGAATGTCATAATCCCATATTCCCGGATCGGCGTGTTTGGCGGAATAGTCCTTTCACTGGGCAGGGCACTGGGTGAGACGATGGCCGTTGCCTTTGTCCTCGGAAACAATCATCAGATCACCAAATCACTTTTCGATGCGGCGGCAACAATAACGGTAACTCTCGCAAACGAATTTACCGAGGCCGATACCGATATATACCTCTCGTCACTTTTTTATCTTGCCCTTATCCTCTTTGTCATGAGTTTCATCATCCTTGCAATCGCAAAGTTCTTCCTTATCAGGGCGGAGAAGAGGTATTCACGGTGA
- the pstA gene encoding phosphate transport system permease protein PstA encodes MTKEKIRKIESFVALSLSALAAFAGLFWLIFILGDVLIEGISALNPNLFLKDPVPPGVEGGGLRNAFVGQLLITIGATVIGVPLGVLGGTFLAEYARGRKISQLISILSDIMVSVPSIVVGTFIYAVLVKPFGHFSGWAGAIALAIIMVPVVLRTTEDMLKLVPWTLREAAFALGAPYYKVIVQVVYRGAATGIITGILLSIARVAGETAPLLFTSFNNSFFSLNMNEPIASLTVTIFQYAMGPYDSWHAQAWAAALIITVFILLLTLTGRAIIRWRYGKQ; translated from the coding sequence ATGACAAAGGAAAAGATAAGAAAGATCGAAAGTTTTGTTGCACTATCCCTCAGTGCACTGGCGGCTTTTGCAGGCCTCTTCTGGCTCATTTTCATCCTTGGTGATGTCCTGATAGAAGGCATAAGCGCCCTGAATCCGAACCTCTTTTTAAAGGACCCGGTACCACCCGGAGTTGAGGGAGGCGGACTCAGGAACGCCTTTGTGGGGCAACTGCTTATCACCATAGGTGCTACTGTTATCGGTGTCCCCCTCGGTGTCCTCGGTGGGACGTTCCTGGCTGAATATGCACGGGGTCGGAAGATTTCTCAGCTTATCAGTATCCTCTCAGATATCATGGTCAGTGTGCCGTCGATTGTTGTGGGGACTTTTATATACGCTGTATTGGTCAAGCCCTTCGGACACTTCAGCGGGTGGGCGGGTGCAATTGCCCTTGCAATTATTATGGTTCCCGTCGTGCTCAGGACCACTGAGGATATGCTGAAACTCGTTCCCTGGACACTGAGGGAGGCGGCCTTTGCCCTGGGGGCACCTTATTACAAAGTAATCGTGCAGGTTGTATACCGCGGTGCCGCAACGGGTATAATTACCGGTATTCTCCTTTCGATTGCCCGTGTTGCCGGTGAGACGGCGCCTCTTCTTTTTACCTCTTTCAATAATTCCTTCTTTTCCCTTAATATGAACGAACCGATCGCATCCCTTACAGTTACCATATTCCAGTATGCAATGGGTCCCTATGATTCATGGCATGCCCAGGCGTGGGCGGCCGCACTGATTATAACGGTCTTTATTCTCCTGCTGACATTAACCGGCAGGGCTATTATCAGATGGAGGTACGGAAAGCAATGA
- the glnE gene encoding glutamate-ammonia-ligase adenylyltransferase, with protein sequence MPDPVMAERGLRRLLELKEKLEPLHPFLHEIALLFSCSPFLTNFSVNNPELLLKALKGVKVPVTRDVVVAGAKDLFKVEELTDLNEAMESVRYLKRAFLLRITLRDLLREAGFTESMQELSLLADVIIDLALKWSLRYCSRRYGDPPEACRIAMIGLGKLGGVELNYSSDVDLMAVYEGEGQTAGVMSPAGVRVNRIGVHRFFCKVVEIFNRLLSGQTESGIGYRVDLRLRPQGQKGDLVLPLSAYRSYYESWGRTWERMVLIRAREVAGDSALGADFMDSISPFVWKTVDYSEIEEIRTMKKRIDSTFSRDDIKRGYGGIREAEFFVQTLQLIYGAENHALRTNRMFDAVKSLRRMGIIPDNELSGLLDSYLYLRRLEHFLQMRDDLQVHKLPQDGHDLDVLARKMGHTTRGEFLMELRVRRMGIKSMYNLLLGTQEDIHAEALTLLEGDLKDEELKGYLSLRGVRNQDNALRNLKKMTEKMALFKTQRERATMRKVFPLFLEEALRAEDPDRALNGLEQFFSAYGAREAYLEWFYEQRRIIGGITRIFSVSSYLSRVLLSDRIYLDLLIEETAIRKRRGYLRSQLSRYAGGGEIVPCRIAEYKRFEEFRIGLFYLMEVIDLRVMMRFITGLAEAILDLVVQGPAGSAGLIVVGMGKFGGRELTFGSDLDLMFVAEDDKAARVAEQVLKILTTYTDRGQVYAIDVRLRPDGSKGTLVKDMDGFGNYYLNSAQDWEVQALLKARPITGSRSLREAFMKLRGEVLSRRGEGVSLEAIKGMRKRIVSEVSAEGEGIDVKFGPGGIGDIEFYTQWLQLRHAGRQPSVTVQNTSTALKRLAGVGAIGGAESERLLKAYRYLRTVETLLRLNEENVVKAGSETLRLLPGLMRFEGEEGEFLDYIERIRRGVLKIIGDQREL encoded by the coding sequence ATGCCTGATCCTGTCATGGCCGAGCGGGGGCTCCGGAGGCTCCTTGAACTTAAGGAAAAACTTGAGCCCTTGCATCCCTTCCTTCATGAAATTGCCCTCCTCTTTTCCTGCAGTCCTTTCCTGACGAACTTTTCGGTAAACAACCCCGAACTTCTCTTAAAGGCACTGAAAGGGGTCAAAGTCCCTGTTACAAGGGATGTTGTTGTGGCGGGGGCGAAAGACCTTTTCAAGGTAGAGGAACTGACTGATTTAAACGAGGCCATGGAGTCGGTCCGTTACCTGAAAAGGGCTTTTTTGTTAAGGATAACGTTAAGGGACCTCCTAAGGGAGGCGGGGTTTACAGAGTCAATGCAAGAGCTGAGCCTTCTGGCTGATGTGATTATAGACCTTGCCCTTAAATGGTCGCTCCGGTACTGCAGCAGGAGATACGGTGACCCCCCCGAGGCCTGCCGTATAGCGATGATCGGGCTGGGGAAGCTGGGGGGAGTTGAGCTGAATTACAGTTCCGATGTTGACCTCATGGCGGTTTATGAGGGAGAAGGACAGACAGCGGGTGTCATGAGCCCGGCAGGTGTGAGGGTCAACAGGATCGGTGTCCACCGGTTTTTCTGCAAGGTCGTTGAGATCTTTAACAGGCTCCTGTCCGGTCAGACGGAGAGCGGTATCGGATACAGGGTCGACCTGAGGTTGAGACCCCAGGGACAGAAAGGGGACCTTGTCCTTCCGTTAAGTGCGTACCGCAGTTATTATGAGTCGTGGGGAAGGACCTGGGAGCGGATGGTGCTCATAAGGGCAAGGGAGGTTGCCGGTGATTCGGCCCTCGGTGCGGATTTCATGGACTCAATAAGTCCCTTTGTCTGGAAGACGGTTGACTATTCCGAGATTGAGGAGATAAGGACGATGAAGAAGAGGATAGATTCCACCTTCTCAAGGGACGATATAAAGAGGGGATATGGCGGGATACGTGAGGCGGAGTTCTTCGTTCAGACACTGCAGCTCATCTATGGTGCAGAGAACCATGCCCTGAGGACGAACAGGATGTTCGATGCGGTCAAGTCCCTCAGAAGGATGGGGATTATACCCGACAATGAGCTTTCAGGCCTCCTTGATAGTTATCTCTATCTGAGGCGGCTTGAGCACTTCCTCCAGATGAGGGATGACCTCCAGGTTCATAAACTGCCGCAGGATGGGCATGACCTCGATGTGCTGGCCAGGAAGATGGGACATACTACACGCGGGGAGTTTTTGATGGAACTCAGGGTGCGCAGGATGGGCATCAAGAGCATGTACAACTTACTTCTTGGGACACAGGAGGATATACACGCCGAGGCCCTTACACTGCTTGAGGGTGATCTGAAGGATGAAGAACTGAAGGGGTATCTGTCATTGAGGGGGGTAAGGAATCAGGACAATGCCCTGCGCAATCTGAAAAAAATGACTGAAAAAATGGCGCTCTTCAAGACCCAGCGGGAGAGGGCAACGATGCGGAAGGTGTTTCCCCTTTTTCTGGAGGAGGCACTGAGGGCAGAGGATCCTGACAGGGCGCTTAACGGGCTTGAACAGTTCTTCTCTGCCTATGGTGCAAGGGAGGCATACCTCGAATGGTTTTATGAACAGCGCAGGATTATCGGCGGAATAACAAGGATATTCTCGGTAAGCAGTTATCTGAGCAGGGTGTTGTTAAGTGACCGTATCTACCTTGACCTCTTGATCGAGGAGACAGCCATCAGAAAGAGGCGCGGTTATCTGAGGAGTCAACTCTCGCGATATGCCGGCGGAGGAGAAATAGTACCCTGCCGGATTGCAGAGTATAAACGCTTCGAGGAATTCAGGATCGGACTTTTTTATCTGATGGAAGTCATTGATTTGCGGGTTATGATGAGGTTTATTACAGGACTGGCAGAGGCAATACTGGATCTTGTCGTACAGGGGCCGGCCGGTTCAGCGGGGCTGATAGTGGTCGGGATGGGCAAGTTTGGCGGGCGTGAGCTCACCTTCGGGTCGGATCTTGATCTTATGTTTGTTGCCGAGGATGATAAGGCGGCCAGGGTAGCTGAACAGGTGTTGAAGATCCTGACAACCTATACCGACAGGGGGCAGGTTTATGCGATCGATGTACGCCTGAGACCGGATGGGTCAAAGGGGACACTTGTAAAGGATATGGACGGCTTCGGTAACTACTATCTAAACAGCGCACAGGACTGGGAGGTCCAGGCCCTGCTGAAGGCAAGGCCTATTACCGGCAGCAGGTCGCTCAGGGAGGCATTTATGAAGCTGCGGGGAGAGGTGCTTTCCCGGAGGGGTGAAGGGGTGAGCCTGGAGGCTATCAAGGGGATGAGGAAGAGAATCGTTTCAGAGGTATCTGCCGAGGGTGAAGGGATTGACGTAAAGTTCGGGCCCGGAGGTATTGGGGATATAGAGTTTTACACACAGTGGCTTCAGCTCAGACATGCAGGAAGACAACCCTCGGTCACTGTACAGAACACCTCAACGGCATTAAAGAGACTGGCAGGGGTTGGCGCCATAGGCGGTGCCGAGTCTGAACGTCTCCTGAAGGCATATCGGTACTTGCGGACGGTTGAGACCCTGCTGCGGCTGAATGAGGAGAATGTTGTTAAAGCAGGTTCAGAGACCTTGAGACTCCTCCCGGGGTTGATGAGGTTTGAAGGAGAGGAAGGAGAATTTCTGGATTATATCGAGAGGATCAGGAGGGGAGTCCTTAAGATAATCGGGGATCAGAGGGAGTTGTAA
- the argS gene encoding arginine--tRNA ligase has product MDIRETIEKAIKEIGAEAPIVELEVPRVPEHGDLSTPVAMLMASALRRPPREIAGELSTILSGSGIFENVEVAGPGFINLRFRKDFLLNEMKRLIEDPREYLYRDIGRGKKIQVEFVSANPTGPLHLGHGRGAAVGAALSNLLSKAGYDVEREFYINDAGRQVRLLGESIFSRYKEALGGDHPIPEDGYRGEYVREAAERIVKETGGRFAGVDYRSAEDYFVGHGTELMLKEIERDLADFGVHFDRWQSERALYSEGLVEKCIGELRAKGRIYDKDGALWFRATDYGDDKDRVVIKSDGSYTYFASDIAYHWYKIQRGFDELIDIWGADHHGYVSRIKAVIRALGQEGDKLNVLLVQMVTLLRGGRPVQMSKRTGEFVTLREVMEEVGADITKFIFLTRRPDSQLEFDIETAKKESSENPVYYVQYAHARINSIFRKAKEQGIDPDKTDTRYIDSLGEKEDFSLIKKILFYPLMFEGAVRAREPHRVTFYLQDLAGIFHPYYNTHRVLGTSRETTSARLLLCRAVKTVLEEGLSVLGVSAPERM; this is encoded by the coding sequence ATGGATATAAGAGAGACCATAGAGAAGGCTATTAAGGAGATCGGCGCTGAGGCGCCCATTGTGGAGCTTGAGGTGCCCAGGGTCCCCGAGCATGGAGACCTCTCAACACCGGTCGCCATGCTCATGGCGAGTGCCCTGAGGCGCCCGCCGAGAGAGATCGCCGGGGAGCTCTCAACGATACTGTCGGGATCCGGTATATTTGAGAATGTGGAAGTTGCCGGTCCCGGATTTATCAATCTCAGGTTCAGGAAGGACTTCCTCCTGAATGAAATGAAGAGGTTGATTGAGGACCCCCGGGAATACCTTTACAGGGATATCGGCAGAGGGAAAAAGATCCAGGTCGAGTTTGTAAGTGCCAACCCTACAGGTCCCCTTCATCTCGGTCATGGCAGGGGCGCCGCAGTGGGGGCTGCCCTGAGCAACCTCCTCAGTAAGGCGGGATATGACGTGGAGAGGGAGTTTTATATCAATGATGCAGGCAGGCAGGTCCGCCTCCTTGGAGAGAGCATCTTCTCCCGTTATAAGGAGGCCCTTGGCGGAGACCACCCCATCCCTGAAGACGGCTATCGGGGTGAGTACGTAAGAGAAGCGGCAGAGAGGATTGTTAAAGAGACGGGCGGCAGGTTTGCCGGGGTGGATTACAGGAGTGCTGAGGATTATTTTGTCGGCCATGGAACGGAGCTGATGCTGAAGGAGATAGAGAGGGACCTTGCAGACTTCGGTGTCCATTTCGACAGGTGGCAGAGTGAAAGGGCCCTTTACTCCGAGGGGCTCGTTGAGAAGTGCATCGGGGAGCTGAGGGCTAAGGGGAGGATCTACGATAAAGACGGAGCGCTCTGGTTCAGGGCAACCGACTACGGGGACGACAAGGACAGGGTGGTGATCAAGAGCGACGGCTCATATACATACTTTGCTTCCGACATCGCATATCACTGGTACAAGATCCAGCGTGGGTTTGATGAGCTTATCGATATCTGGGGAGCCGACCATCATGGTTATGTCTCCCGGATCAAGGCGGTGATAAGGGCCCTCGGGCAGGAAGGGGATAAGCTCAACGTCCTCCTCGTCCAGATGGTTACCCTCCTCAGGGGAGGCAGGCCTGTTCAGATGTCCAAGAGGACAGGGGAGTTTGTTACCCTCAGGGAGGTAATGGAGGAGGTCGGTGCGGATATTACAAAGTTTATATTCCTTACCAGGAGGCCGGACAGCCAGCTTGAGTTTGATATTGAGACGGCAAAGAAGGAGTCATCTGAAAACCCCGTATATTATGTGCAGTATGCCCATGCAAGGATCAACAGTATCTTCAGAAAGGCTAAAGAACAGGGGATTGATCCGGATAAGACTGATACACGGTATATCGATTCCCTGGGAGAAAAAGAGGATTTCAGCCTCATAAAGAAGATACTCTTCTATCCACTCATGTTTGAGGGTGCGGTAAGGGCGCGTGAACCCCACCGTGTTACATTCTATCTCCAGGATCTTGCAGGCATCTTCCACCCCTATTACAACACCCACCGTGTGCTCGGGACGTCCCGGGAGACCACAAGCGCAAGGCTGTTGCTCTGCCGTGCCGTCAAGACCGTCCTGGAAGAGGGGCTTTCCGTCCTTGGGGTCTCTGCTCCTGAGAGGATGTAA